TATTGAGAACGTGTCATATTCCACTGAGTTCttataaaaaccaaaaaactaatatttaaaaaattaattacatattctCCTTCTTTGATTAAGAAGGTAGTTTTCTCATATGAACTATGCTGTGACTCGTTAATTGAGATTTCTGATTGAAGGTTTTATAACAAAGGGAACATTTGTATGGCCGATCTCCAGAGTGCAATCTCATGTGGATTTTGAGATTACCCTTCTGAGTAAAGGATTTTTGGCAAACATTGCAAACATGCTGACGTTCTCCAGTATGAACTGATAAATGTCGCTTCAATAGGAATTTATGATGAGAAGAATATGGACAAAGTGAACATGTATAACTCACAATTCCCGAAGAAGAGATCACTTTGGTGAAATCACTTTGTTGCATACCTGGGAAAGGAAAtatttagtttacaaattttttttcaaacaatctctaacaaaacaaaaaactaatgtatttaattaatacaatccCTTGCAATTATACCATTAAAACAAATGTCTCAAGTAACTGGTATTTTAACAGTCATATTATACACATTTCCTTATTTCtgaataacaaaaatatgaatatttattatgcaaatagcatttcatttaaaaattacatttgcaaAACTAGAAAACTTCCAAGTCcagaataattaatgaaaaaaaattgtttaaaattgattgctacaaattattaataagcaGATTTTTAATACCATTTCATATGTATTTACATTCATTATAAAACATCCAATTCAAAAATTAGAAGCAAAGTCAGTAGTCAGAAAACAAACCAGTATCAGTCTTTGATGCATCCATCTAACTAATAAGacataaatcataatttatttataagctttaaaattGTTGTAAGATACAAGGATTTTCCAGAGacctgattttattttaatgaatgctaaATCTTATTGGTCTCATCTGACAGATGAAGGTCTGAAAAATGAAGATATTAGCAAGAATGTATTGATCTAAATACAACAAAACATACATAAGAGACTTCTAGAGAAAGTAAACATAATTTCCCTACCTAACTTCAATACCATTCAGGACAGTGAAATGGTTTGAACTCCCACATAGAACCATAAATTACCtcattttcagtattaatttacATTGTGAGAGAttcgaaaattaaatgaaaatcatacatatatttttaatatttcaaattcgaAGCCACACAGgcattaaattccattttaacatTTCATCCCTAAAAGCACCAGAAGATTACTGGAATATCTAACAAATAATGTTTCTAACTAATGCCCTTcagaaagttaataaataaacttatttcaaaGTGATCATTCATGATCATTACActttattttttagcaaaaaaatagcTAATCATCCATGAACAGTCTATGTAAACTTCACACCAAGCTCATCCATCAAAACTTTGCAAGAAAAAAGTACACAACAAGAGTTCCTCTTAACTTTTGATATATTCTATTTCTCTCTCAACATGCACTGACTGATTAAGAAACACTTTGttcaattaaaaaggaataacTGGAATacagaatatttgatatttactcCATACTAGACATATAAATACTGACAGATTTTTTGCACTTATCAATAGCTTTGCAATGCCATCACTTCATTAGTATGGAGATAAATTAGCATGAGTGTACAACTTTACATATGAACTaggtaatataaatataacaggtaaaaaaaataaaaataaaaatattgtacagaTGATTTTcagctaataaaaaaattcaatacatacctgtgttaattagcatatttttgccatattcatttgcaataataaattatttaagtaatcactataattctcaaattttcaaaatcataatggAATCAAAATCACAACTGAAATACAATCGAAATAAAGTTTCAACAGAAACTAGATCCAcatcaaatcatattttaaacttattttaccaaaatttgtattttactacTCACAGAGGGTAAATACCATAgcataaaaataaccaaaatgctcgaatttatcatattttttaaaagaaaatatgtgctgaagattttttttatatttctattgtgtaaaaattttgaaaatacatcaTATTTCATTAAGTACTTACAAAACCAAAagagtaatatttgaaaaattaattacataaggTTCTGCTTCTTTGATTAaccatttaactgttttattttcttgactatttaataagatgacaccttctattttggaaatattttcttattttgattcaatactGGACTCATATAtgtattcaaagtaattttaatattgaattatatggtttattttttggttaaaacTATCGAAATTCGATAAATTGATGCACGTACAGTATATGGGCAAAACAGTTAAATGGTTAAGGTAATTTCATATGAACTATGTTGCCACTCTTATGACTCATTTTTAACATATGAGTCTTTAAGCAAGATTTCAGAGTGAAGGTTTTATAACAAAGGGAACAATTGAAAGGCCGATCTCCAGAGTGACATCTCATATGGATATTGAGATATCCCTTCTGACTAAAGGATTTTTGACAAACATCGCAAGCATACGGACGTTCACCAGTATGAACTAATAAATGTCGCttcaatttatgtttataatgaGGAGAGTATGGACAGAATGGACATGGATAGCTCACAATTCCTGAAGGAGAGATCACTTTGGTAAAATCACTTTGTTGCATACctaagaaaggaaatatttagtttagaattattttttttcaaacagtctctaacaaaacaaaaataactaatgtatttaattaacaCACACCCTTGCAAGCATAACAGCAAAAGAAATGTCTAGAATAACTGAAATTTCAACATTCAtattatatagatagatagacaaatcccaatttttaaagaacaaaaatataagcatttattatgcaaacagcattttatttaaaaattacattttcaaaatattaaaaaaaaaaatccaagttcagaataattaatgaaaaaaaagtttaaaactgatTGCTACAAATTAACATGCCAATTTTCAATACCCTTTCATATGTATTTACatccattttaaacaaaaattagaagcAAAGTCAGTAGTCAGAAAATAAACAAGCATCAGTCTTTGATGCACCCATCCCCCTGCGAATaagcattttacaaatttttattatttttcaatatattttgaagtggAGTGTTAGTAACAagagaacaaaaaaaatacaaaataactgCTATATAAtcattacataattaataaattcatttcataatagtATCCATTAATCATTGCTACTGCTTTACTATAGATATTAGAATAGTTAAGCATAAAATTactgatagtttttaaaaagctAGGAAAAAGAGAATTTCTCATGGCATAAGTATTTTATTCCAATGAAAAATCTTAacatgaactttttaaatacactgtaataaaataattctcaataaaTGATCCATATATTATACACATATCAGCAATTATGCATGTTGTGACCTATGAATTCTGATAATAtagtatgtaaaataataattcaatgccTATTAGAAGTAATGTGTTAAGAACTTTtgtaaaaatcaactttttaaataatattgaagtaCTTAATTTCATAAGCACCGAATCTATCGATTTCTGAtcacagattaaattttttaaacattacatttattttcttcaacatgaatgtaattttaattgtttcataagcatgaatttactaattaaaattgaaattttaaaatttccaatattaaaacaatactatgtattacagtaatttataatgataatctAATTGGTATATATCAATTTTTGAGAAATGCGCTTTactctattctttttttattattattaaaataaaataaaggagaatATTCTTATTGAGCCGTAAATGAATAGCTTACTTTtcctacatatatattttaaaataaaaagctccacaaaacaagtaaatttttagaaatattttaacttcttattACACTCTTCTATTTCACAGGATCATTgattagaaaacatttaaatgcaaGTTTCActcaaattacaattttattcaatttatctataaaaGACACAACAAAATACAATGTGCACTTTGAATCTGAAACAGAGAAATATTAAGTTGTCGACAACTTTATTGCTACACATAGATGATACAATATACATgataaaagaataacatttttagataaactgaatgagaaaaatgatattttgatatacTGACAAAATACACttttagttacatttaaaatatatgcaatctttaaaaatacGAGTATATTTCAGGTAAAAATGTGAAGTTaggataaaagtttaaaaaaaatgatataacagAAGTGTAACCACAATGCAGATATGTCATAAATTTAAAGTAGATAATTCACAATGGTAacataaaaagctattaaaatataaaatattgcgtTCAGTACTAACATTCAACTtcaagcaaaatataattaatcagttatttaataataaaatttctaacaatttttaacataaatattagatatttagaataaaaaaaataatgaccaaATCTCCAAAGCAGTAATACCCAATACTCAGGTGAGAAAGTCAGTGCAGATTCATGATATCGTATATTAAGATGTAGTGGCAAcacataattattttgataatgacAGGGCAGCTGATTTTTATATACAGTAAGTAACTGTTCATTGAAACAATGAATTTGAACACTTGGAAGTATTACACTCATAGAATGATCATCTCATAATAATATAACAGAAAAgaactaacattaaattattttttaaattacttcaatatATTTGGCTAAAAACAGATCACAAAAGCAAATGGCTCTGAGCAATTCTAGAGTAAATgagatacaaaaaatatatcactgAGCAAAGTGTATAAACAGAACTgtagtgaaaaaatatataacattaaaattgaaacaattaatacccaacaaataaaaaacatcaactacaaaaaaaaatgaaaatgtaaggaTGAGTGCTTACTTATTATTTATGAACAAAGCtagtaagaaattatataatttttatttatttggaaggattatgataatgaatatatataattttcaagtaaattGAAAGGAAATCAATGATGAATTTACGTCCAATATGGgtagataaaatcatttttaaatagagTTCACTTATTAACCAATCACCAAACAGAAGATGGCTTTTGTTCTTCTAATCTTTCTTTCATATCATTTGTTGTTGATCAAACAATATTGGCtagtaattttaattgatttttttttcataatgaaattgcAACAAgctttatacatttataatacaaTGGCATAATCTTAAAACAACATTCATTTCCAACCTTTCACTTAAAATTGGCTTTTCTAATTTGTAGGAATGGTGAATTTTACTTCAGTAGTTTGTTAAGAACAGAGAACTAATCTAAACTAAAGTCTCATATCAtgcaaataaattcatatttttccttaaaaactaCAGCTGCAAATCAAGATCTGgctaaatatctttaaaaaaaaatgaaactattcaaTGTAATTTTCCAAACATACACATAAATATGTAAGCAGAAGCAAATAAggggaaaataatataaataatatcaatataacaaaatatataatagagaaaaaaattattgctatgcAAATAAGAAATAACCAAAGGAGAGAgggttataatatttattaatgtcatTATAATCATTCAAGCTGTTATATTTATACActtattatataataagaaaGCTAGTCTGATGATATATTTACTTAAGTGCAAAACAATTAAGCCAAATTCTAccaattttctaataattacaaaacaaaggaTTTCATTAATGTcagaaaagttttcaattttaattttactgccatttaactttaaaaacaaaaagaaaagaaaactgatcaggataattttattattttttaaaaaaaccttataCTTTAACAAAAcagtatatttacataaaattattttcagcacgaatataaatgcattgataaaaatattccttatacaaaaacttaataaaatgtgttatatttaagcaaatattttgaaattctccaAATAACAGTTAGAGATTATGCTAAAAGAGCAATCATCTCagccaaatattaaatattgcttttcatATGTCATCATAGCTTCAaaagtttaaatcaaaatattgttctataaataagaataaaatatttatagaacagtatttaaaaaaacactaatatTAAAAACAGAACTGGTAACACAAAAGGAAATTGAtcacaataattt
The Argiope bruennichi chromosome 6, qqArgBrue1.1, whole genome shotgun sequence DNA segment above includes these coding regions:
- the LOC129973028 gene encoding gastrula zinc finger protein XlCGF7.1-like, with the translated sequence MLINTGMQQSDFTKVISSSGIVSYTCSLCPYSSHHKFLLKRHLSVHTGERQHVCNVCQKSFTQKGNLKIHMRLHSGDRPYKCSLCYKTFNQKSQLTSHSIVHMRKLPS